From the genome of Mycobacterium dioxanotrophicus, one region includes:
- a CDS encoding arabinosyltransferase domain-containing protein: MKAWRWVAIVAGLIGFVLSALTPILPVVQTTATLNWPQEGRLGNVTAPLITLTPVSLTATVPCTLVQQMPADGGLLFGTIPADGKDAGLNGLFVTVSKDRVDVLVRNVVVATVARSEAMRCSRIDITSSLDGTFATFVGLPGPDGVDRRTGYADPNLRPQIVGVFTDLSGPAPSGLSVSATIDTRYTTSPTPLKLAAMLIGMVATVIALVALWQLDRLDGRRMQRWIPTRWRTFTWVDATVIVVSLYWYIAGAGASDDGYQMQMARVAGHAGYMSNYFRWFGSPEDPFGWYYNLLSVMTHVSDISLWIRLPDLVCALVCWLLLSREVLPRLGPAVAASRPALWAAAFVLIAAWMPFNNGLRPEGQIAAGALITYVLIERAIISSRVTPAALAVVTAAFTLGIQPTGLIAVAALVAGGRPLLRVFVARHRVIGAWPLLAPLLAAGFVVLTVVFADQTFAAVLEATRVRTAIGPSQPWYTENLRYFYLVLPTTDGALSRRFGILITMACLFPSMVLFLRRKKIPGVATGPAWRLMGIIFATIFFLTFTPTKWIHHFGLFAAVGAAMAALATVLMGPTIVRSARNRMAFLSAVLFVVALCFASTNGWWYVSSYGVPFNDSTPHLGPVTASSVFFGLFLLTACYAALLHIMPTTRPERRFVRMLTTAPVPVAAGFMVIVFVASLTIGMVREYPTYSNGWANIRELSGGCGLADDVLVEPDPNVGFLTPEAGAYGPLGPLGGDAPVGFSPDGLPEHIVAESVWQTNAQPGTDYDWTAAPTLPYGLDPARVPVLGSFTAGPQQPSTLASAWYRLPAADDAHPLVVVTAAGTITGNSVLYGHIEAQTVALEYGRVGPDGTPQPTGRLTPYDIGPQPSWRSLRFPRAQIPADADYVRVIADDRSLNPGDWVAVTPPRVPELRSMQEYLGTTQPILLDWMVGLVFPCQHPMLHANGVTEVPRYRISPDYPAKLQNPDTWQEGRNGGLLGISDVLLRAHVMPTYLSRDWGRDWGSLRKFDTVVDAPEARIDLGTATRSGLWSPGPIRIEP; encoded by the coding sequence GTGAAGGCGTGGCGCTGGGTTGCGATCGTTGCCGGCCTGATCGGTTTTGTGCTCAGTGCACTCACTCCCATCCTGCCTGTAGTCCAGACGACGGCGACGCTGAACTGGCCTCAGGAAGGCCGCCTCGGCAACGTGACAGCGCCGCTGATCACGCTGACGCCGGTTTCTCTGACGGCCACTGTCCCCTGCACGCTGGTACAGCAGATGCCGGCCGACGGCGGCTTGTTATTCGGCACCATCCCCGCTGACGGCAAAGACGCCGGCCTCAACGGACTCTTCGTCACCGTCAGCAAGGACCGCGTCGACGTGCTGGTGCGCAACGTCGTCGTCGCCACCGTCGCGCGCAGCGAGGCGATGCGATGCAGTCGCATCGACATCACGTCGTCTCTCGACGGCACCTTCGCCACCTTCGTCGGGCTCCCCGGCCCCGACGGCGTCGATCGCCGCACCGGCTACGCCGACCCCAACCTGCGCCCACAGATCGTCGGCGTGTTCACAGATCTCAGCGGCCCTGCGCCGAGCGGACTTTCGGTCTCGGCGACCATCGACACCCGCTACACCACCTCACCCACGCCGCTGAAGCTCGCGGCGATGCTGATCGGGATGGTGGCCACCGTCATCGCGCTCGTGGCGCTGTGGCAGCTCGACCGGCTCGACGGTCGCCGGATGCAGCGGTGGATCCCCACCCGGTGGCGCACGTTCACCTGGGTCGACGCGACCGTCATCGTGGTGTCGCTCTACTGGTACATCGCCGGTGCGGGCGCCTCCGACGACGGCTATCAGATGCAGATGGCTCGCGTGGCCGGGCATGCCGGGTACATGTCGAACTACTTCCGCTGGTTCGGCAGCCCCGAAGATCCGTTCGGCTGGTACTACAACCTGCTCTCCGTCATGACCCACGTCAGCGATATCAGTCTGTGGATCCGGTTGCCAGATCTGGTCTGCGCGTTGGTGTGCTGGCTGCTGCTGTCCCGGGAGGTGCTGCCCCGGCTGGGGCCCGCGGTGGCGGCAAGCCGACCCGCGCTGTGGGCCGCGGCGTTCGTGTTGATCGCCGCGTGGATGCCGTTCAACAACGGTCTTCGGCCCGAGGGCCAGATCGCGGCCGGCGCACTGATCACCTACGTGCTCATCGAACGGGCCATCATCTCCAGCCGGGTCACCCCCGCTGCGTTGGCGGTCGTGACCGCCGCGTTCACCCTCGGCATCCAGCCGACTGGGCTGATCGCGGTGGCAGCTCTGGTGGCCGGCGGGCGTCCACTGTTGCGGGTCTTCGTCGCCCGGCACCGCGTGATCGGCGCCTGGCCACTGCTCGCGCCGCTGCTGGCCGCCGGTTTCGTGGTGCTCACCGTCGTGTTCGCCGACCAGACGTTCGCCGCGGTGCTGGAGGCCACCCGGGTGCGCACCGCGATCGGCCCCAGCCAGCCCTGGTACACCGAGAATCTGCGGTACTTCTACCTGGTGCTGCCCACCACCGACGGTGCGCTGTCACGACGGTTCGGCATCCTGATCACGATGGCGTGCCTGTTCCCGTCCATGGTGTTGTTCTTGCGCCGCAAGAAGATTCCCGGTGTGGCGACCGGCCCGGCCTGGCGGCTGATGGGCATCATCTTCGCGACCATTTTCTTCCTCACCTTTACCCCGACCAAGTGGATCCACCACTTCGGGTTGTTCGCCGCGGTGGGCGCCGCGATGGCAGCGCTGGCCACGGTGCTGATGGGTCCGACGATCGTGCGCTCGGCACGCAACCGGATGGCCTTCCTGTCAGCCGTATTATTCGTTGTCGCACTGTGTTTCGCGTCCACCAACGGCTGGTGGTATGTGTCGAGCTACGGCGTTCCGTTCAACGACAGCACACCGCACCTGGGACCGGTCACCGCGAGCAGCGTGTTCTTCGGACTCTTCCTCCTGACGGCGTGCTACGCGGCGCTGCTGCACATCATGCCGACGACGCGGCCCGAACGGCGCTTCGTCCGCATGCTCACCACCGCGCCGGTGCCGGTCGCGGCCGGGTTCATGGTGATCGTGTTCGTCGCGTCCCTGACCATCGGCATGGTCCGCGAATACCCGACATACTCCAACGGCTGGGCCAACATTCGTGAACTCAGCGGGGGCTGCGGTCTGGCCGACGATGTGCTCGTCGAACCCGATCCCAACGTGGGATTCCTGACGCCCGAAGCCGGCGCGTACGGCCCACTGGGCCCGCTGGGCGGTGACGCCCCCGTCGGGTTCAGCCCCGACGGGTTACCCGAACACATTGTCGCCGAGTCGGTCTGGCAGACCAATGCCCAACCCGGCACCGACTACGACTGGACGGCGGCCCCCACGCTGCCCTACGGTCTGGACCCCGCGCGAGTTCCGGTGCTGGGCAGCTTCACCGCCGGACCCCAACAGCCCAGCACGCTGGCCTCGGCGTGGTACCGGCTGCCGGCCGCCGACGACGCGCACCCACTCGTGGTGGTGACCGCCGCGGGAACCATCACCGGCAACAGCGTGCTCTACGGCCACATCGAAGCACAGACCGTGGCACTGGAATACGGGCGCGTCGGGCCCGACGGTACGCCGCAGCCTACCGGCCGGCTCACGCCGTACGACATTGGGCCCCAACCGTCTTGGCGATCATTGCGGTTCCCGCGTGCACAGATTCCCGCCGACGCAGACTATGTGCGCGTGATCGCCGACGACCGCTCGCTGAACCCCGGCGACTGGGTTGCCGTCACCCCGCCGCGGGTTCCCGAATTGCGGTCGATGCAGGAGTATCTCGGCACCACCCAGCCGATCCTGCTCGACTGGATGGTGGGGCTGGTGTTCCCCTGCCAGCATCCGATGCTGCACGCCAACGGCGTCACCGAGGTACCCAGATACCGCATCTCACCGGACTATCCGGCCAAGCTGCAGAACCCCGACACCTGGCAGGAGGGCCGCAACGGCGGCTTGCTCGGCATCTCCGATGTGCTGTTGCGCGCCCACGTCATGCCCACCTACCTGTCCCGCGACTGGGGCCGCGACTGGGGATCGCTGCGGAAATTCGACACCGTCGTCGACGCCCCGGAAGCCCGCATCGACCTCGGCACGGCAACCCGGTCCGGGCTGTGGTCGCCCGGGCCGATCCGCATCGAACCCTAG
- a CDS encoding DUF732 domain-containing protein → MTRGIVRIGAAVLAAGALLSATGATAGAWPIPLTDVDYRYLNATRGVFPGDDDQLLTAGRQICRLLYTGQHTQDAIDAMVGQYGATPDQAAVAVRAARSTYCTQAPG, encoded by the coding sequence ATGACGAGGGGGATTGTCCGAATTGGCGCTGCCGTACTGGCGGCCGGAGCGTTGCTGAGTGCCACGGGTGCGACGGCGGGAGCGTGGCCCATCCCGTTGACGGACGTCGACTACCGCTACCTGAACGCCACCCGCGGCGTCTTCCCCGGCGACGACGATCAGCTGTTGACGGCCGGCCGACAGATCTGCAGGTTGCTCTACACCGGCCAGCACACCCAGGATGCGATCGACGCCATGGTCGGTCAGTACGGCGCGACCCCGGATCAGGCTGCCGTTGCCGTCCGGGCCGCGCGCAGCACGTACTGCACCCAGGCGCCGGGCTGA